A window of the Salipiger sp. H15 genome harbors these coding sequences:
- a CDS encoding CerR family C-terminal domain-containing protein, whose product MTGARRPMRTDGEATRARILEAAGELFAEGGFAETTNKAIASRADVDHASINYHFGSRSGLYREVLVEAHRRMISVEDLTAIAEADVPPEEKLRGFIARIVAAVLDGQGWHGKVLSREILSPSSHLDVLPLSEIGAKMRIVLRILSGLTGLPPDDPALRRSLFSVLGPCAMLLVAAPRISPLADDVLTTPREVLVDHLCSFALGGLAAISARGARE is encoded by the coding sequence ATGACCGGCGCGCGCCGCCCGATGCGCACGGATGGCGAGGCCACCCGCGCGCGCATCCTTGAAGCCGCGGGCGAGCTCTTTGCAGAGGGCGGCTTCGCCGAGACCACGAACAAGGCGATCGCCTCGCGCGCCGATGTCGATCACGCGTCGATCAACTACCATTTCGGCAGCCGGTCCGGGCTCTACCGCGAGGTCCTCGTCGAGGCGCACCGCCGGATGATCAGCGTCGAGGACCTGACCGCCATCGCCGAGGCGGACGTGCCGCCGGAGGAGAAGCTGCGCGGCTTCATCGCGCGGATCGTCGCGGCGGTGCTGGACGGGCAGGGCTGGCACGGCAAGGTGCTGAGCCGCGAGATCCTGTCGCCCTCGTCGCACCTCGACGTGCTGCCGCTTTCGGAGATCGGCGCGAAGATGAGAATCGTCCTGCGAATCCTGTCGGGACTCACCGGGCTGCCGCCGGACGATCCGGCACTGCGCCGCAGCCTGTTCAGCGTGCTCGGCCCCTGCGCGATGCTGCTGGTCGCGGCGCCGCGCATCTCGCCGCTGGCGGACGACGTGCTGACCACGCCGCGCGAGGTGCTGGTGGATCACCTGTGCAGCTTCGCTCTCGGGGGGCTGGCGGCCATCTCCGCAAGGGGTGCACGGGAGTGA